The DNA segment GGGAACATGCTACAAGAATAATATGCAAAATACCTGTGGATTGCTGTCATGGTAAAGAGGTCTCAGAGTGGCCAggcctatttttctttccttaaggATTCCGTGGTTTCTGGCTTTATTAGTACTGCAATCCACAAAACATGAAATTGGTTCTATTTTGGCATTATTGGAGCTTTTCTTTCAGGGATACATAAATAGCGcgcgcgcacacatacacacgcacatcCTTATAAAATCTTTCTAGCTCCACATCTAATATATAGTGGAGAATATTTTTGCTGGCGTTGGTGCAACAGAGTGAGGAGTGTGCTTGCACCTCATAAAAATTGTTGGGGATTAGACATCAATGTGAGGATTAAGCATGGTTACCATCAGCAGCTGCACTCGTATTTCAGTAAAGATGACAAGGGGGGGGCGGGGCTGAGATAAATCACAAGAATTAATACTTCAGAAGGCTCAAggtctttttttgttttatttttttttaatttgggggaTCATCCTGAGCCCTAACTGCATATATGGCTTCAAATGTATGTCTTTATCTAGTTTCTTTCTTCTTGACAAGACATCACTATCAAGTGATTTGAACCAAAAAATAATTGACCTACCAAAGGCCTTTCACAGTATTTTATGGGATGAAAACAACTTAACTCTGCCTTTTTAACTTCTGTAGCTGAGAACCACAGTGTGCATTATGTTTTTTATATGTAAATCTTCCTTTTTCCGATTATTGTTCCAAGGTGGGGGAACAATACAGCATATTATGCTTCTTGCTGTACTGTATTCTCCCTCATCTTTGGTCATAAAAATAAACTGATCAGAGAACCAAGACTGTCTACAGCTCCCTGCTGAGCTGTCCAAGAAGCCTTAAATGACTAGTTGACTTCAttcggttcttttttttttttttcccccgtccCCTGAAAACCCCAAGCACTTCCAAGTCTTGATGGCAGTTAATCCCCTGATAATCAAAGGGGACTTTCACTCATCTGTttctggtgtgtttctgtaaaaaCATCAGAGGCAGAAAATCTGCCAGCAATAGACCACTGCCAAGATATTCTGCTGCTTGGGGTAAAGAACAAACAGATattcttccccccgccccccctcctccttcctcctccattttacGTGCAGAAGTGAACTGGATGGACTTAAGTCCTAGGGAAGCCACAATACTCTTAAAGCACCTGAGAGGAGCAACCTCTTTTGAAAGGGCCAACGTGAGATATCCAGCACTCTTCCTGAGTTCATCCAGGAGATTCAGGAGGAACTCTCGAAAGCCACTTCTGTTCTATGAAGCAGTTGCCTCAGTGCGCCTAATCCTAGGGCTGAAACGAGCCCCTTTGGCTCATGAACCAAAAACTCATGAAGTTTTTGTTTTTCAGAAGTTCATGGAAGAGGAATAGGATGGTTGAGAGACCATAAACAAATTTTGTTTGTTGTCAGGAGACATTGGACAGACATTCATGGCTATTGGCTGGAGCAGCTTTAGTTATCCTACCGAGACATGCCATTTGCCAAGGAATCAATTAGAGAGCCCAAACTGATTTCATCAAGGCTGAAGATGTTTTTCTTTTGCGTAATGCATTGTTTCTCTACTTAGATCTACGATGTCCCCCCTGGATCAGTTAAAAGTCCTCCACAAGCAGCTCAAATGAGTGATATGAAATCTCAAGGGATCTATGACGTTCCTCCCACTAAAGGGGTAAGTTTATTGAAGTTCCATTTCAAGCAAACGTGTAATTTCATGCTGGATTGAAGACATGTTTAAACAAAAAGTATATTTTGCATTGAAGAGAAGACGGGAAGAAATAGCAGAGTGCTTTGAACTCCCGGGCCTGTTAACATTCCCCCTCAAGCTTTATAGcccatttattttttgtttggtttctttttttataacTGTTATAAAGGTATACTGCCGAGCATAATTATTATCCTTATGTAAGATATTATTGTAattagtgttgttgttttttaaaaaaaaaccctgtacgCATGCAGTGGACTGATTGTATCTTTGTGCTTATCTAAGGGGAATTCAACAACTATGAAGAAGATACAGTCTTTTGTGAGGCTCTGCCAGCACAAATCTCTATGTTAGGTTAATATCAGAGTGCACATCGATTGTGCAGTCAGTTTGTCTGGACTTCATTCCTGTGATACAATGACTGGATTCACGCATCATGTGAACCCTTAATATTGCTCCTTTGGTTTAGCATGTGGCGATCAATCCAGTTGGTTCCACATGCTCCAGTCAAGGAAATAGACGGGCTTTGACCGTTCCCCCAATCTGTAAGGGCTGTTGTAGTCTGTGCACACCAAATCAATTCACATTAAAAGTTGATCAACTGTTTTGCTGCTCCAGGAgacaatacaataataataaatttactaGCTTTTCTCTCTGGTAGTGGAGCAAAAGATTTTCACTGGCGGGAATATTTTCCTCATCCCGGCCCTTggattttttctcctcctcctgggttgAACATTGAAGGACATTGTTCCTCCATTGTTGCTGATCTGAAGTAATTTTGCTATATTGCTAGGGAGCAGctttaaacacacacacttaGCTACAAAGCAGCAAAACAGCAAGAGAAAAGACAGGGCACCGAGTATCTGGAGGGAGTTCTCAACAGCTACAGTGTGGAGAGGTGAGGATTCTCAAGGAGTGCTACACAACAGCATGCAAAGGAATTTTGATGATTTAGGGGCCAGGTGGAATGGGTTTATAGTCAGTGGCTATGAGGCTGATGTGTAAACTGGATCAATTTGTAATAGTCTTTATACAGGCTATGTCTTAGTATCCTTGAGGTATAAGTTGTAGGGTGAGGTTGTCATTTTGTGTCAAGTATCCACTGTAAATTTGAAGTTCGTTGGGCTCGTCTATTTGAGCGTGACAGATTGAAGCTCAAAAACACACGTTTCCAGCTGCTCGTATTTCATAATGTTCAGGTTAACTGTGCTGTAGGAAAACTATCTAAATAATTGCTTTCTGGGCCAATATTAACTTTCACTGGGCActttctgggatttttttctgGGATTTGACCCTATTCAGCCCGAGAGTGCTCTTCCACCAAGTAACTCTGCTTATTGTCCATGTAAATGGTAATCATATACATTTGATAATTTGATGTCatgaagagccgtggtggcgcagtggttagaatgcagtattgcaggctaattctgctggctgccagcagttcgatcctcaccagctcaaggctgactcagccttccatccttctgatgtcagtaaaacgaggagccagattgttgcggacagtatgccgactctgtaaaccgcttagagagggctgtaaagcactatgaagcgctatataagtctttagtgctattgctattacttttaGCATAGTAACTTAAGTTTGCCTGTTACGTTCCAGATCTGTACCAATCCCTCTTCCTCATTCAGAGATGAGATGGATGCTAGAGAAGGAAtccctgatttggctgctggcatAAAGCATGAAGCGAGCTCAGAAGGGGTATATGATGTCCCACCTCCCATAGCCAAGGCAGCCATCCCTTCTGAACTGACACCACACCAACAAGGCCTCTATGATGTTCCAGTGAGCCACCAAACTCACTTTGTTGGACAGCAAATAGTTCCCCAGGCAGATATTTATGACACCCCTCGTGGGATTCCCTTTCCTGGACAGCATCTAACATTTGGTGAAAGTCTGAATCCAGatggaaaagaaggaatatatgacGTCCCTCCACAGGTCACACAGGACACTAAAAGGCTACAGGATATTACCGATGGGATAAACCGATTGTCTTTTTCAAGTACAGGGAGCACCCGGAGTAACATGTCCACATCTTCCACGACATCAAAGGAGTCTTCTTTTTCAGCTAGTCCTTCTCATGACAGAAGGATAATACTGGATCCTGACTCAGCCATTGAGAGACTTTATTGGAATCAGAACACAGTAGAAAATGCTGTCTCCAGTTTGATGGCCTTCGTCAATCCTGACTGGCGATCGTACGAGAACATGGAAAAACATATCAACAAGATACATACTGCAGTTGACAAAGTGGAACAGTCACTGGTCGACTACCTCCATTTCGCAAAGGGGGCAACTGCCAATGCTTCCTATCTGTCTGAACTTAGTCTCTACAATAAAATGAGGAGGGAGCTGCAGAGACTGGAAGATTCCTATCAGATTTTGACCCAGACTAGCCACGACCTTAGTAATTGCAGCTGGTCCTTGAATGTCCTAGCGGCCAACAAGCCTCAGAACAAATGTGATGACCTGGATCGTTTCGTGATGGTGGCAAGGACGATCCCAGATGATGCCAAACAACTGACCACCAGCATCAGTGTCAATGCTGAGGTGCTCTTCAAACAAGGACCTTGCAGCTCCTATATAAAAAACGCATCGGAGGGCATGAACCCTGCTGCTGATTATGTGTATGATAATCCCCAGGCTCTAACATTGCACCCTGGAGATAAAAACCAGGACCACTGCACTTCTCTATCACCACTCCTTTCTAAAAACCAGCCTTACCAATGCAACAGCAATAATAGCTTAGAAAAGAGCTGGATGGATGATTACGATTATGTGCACTTGCAGGTGAGTCCCACCTATCTTTTCCAGAAGTTTCAGGCTTCTGGGGTGTTTATAAGCAGGGCCTGAAGTCAGCAGTCCTTCCTTGTTGTTGCTTTCCTTTTACCTGTAGCAGAT comes from the Ahaetulla prasina isolate Xishuangbanna chromosome 3, ASM2864084v1, whole genome shotgun sequence genome and includes:
- the NEDD9 gene encoding enhancer of filamentation 1 isoform X2, with protein sequence MKYKNLMARALYDNVPECAEELAFRKGDILTVIEQNTEGLEGWWLCSLHGRQGIVPGNRVKLLVGPVQESPSHQDLSNSGPAIQSPNQQKVYQVPNAHTSPRDPIYQVPPSYLNQGIYQVPTAHDVYQVPPSGQRSFGGVDAGNKVVTPVRSGQGYVYEFPTKYQKDTYDIPPVRPLQGIYDVPPGSVKSPPQAAQMSDMKSQGIYDVPPTKGICTNPSSSFRDEMDAREGIPDLAAGIKHEASSEGVYDVPPPIAKAAIPSELTPHQQGLYDVPVSHQTHFVGQQIVPQADIYDTPRGIPFPGQHLTFGESLNPDGKEGIYDVPPQVTQDTKRLQDITDGINRLSFSSTGSTRSNMSTSSTTSKESSFSASPSHDRRIILDPDSAIERLYWNQNTVENAVSSLMAFVNPDWRSYENMEKHINKIHTAVDKVEQSLVDYLHFAKGATANASYLSELSLYNKMRRELQRLEDSYQILTQTSHDLSNCSWSLNVLAANKPQNKCDDLDRFVMVARTIPDDAKQLTTSISVNAEVLFKQGPCSSYIKNASEGMNPAADYVYDNPQALTLHPGDKNQDHCTSLSPLLSKNQPYQCNSNNSLEKSWMDDYDYVHLQLNQFQRLEQEITKPVENDISKWKSPQSLHPTKNLVATQERQLLLFYSEQCETHFNSLLNAIDAFFSCISAAQPPRIFVAHSKFVILSAHKLVFIGDTLTRQLTTQEMRNSIMNSSNQLCDLLKSIVMSTKVAALNYPSTSTLQDMVDRVTDLSHYAQLFKCSLAHMASY
- the NEDD9 gene encoding enhancer of filamentation 1 isoform X1; the encoded protein is MKYKNLMARALYDNVPECAEELAFRKGDILTVIEQNTEGLEGWWLCSLHGRQGIVPGNRVKLLVGPVQESPSHQDLSNSGPAIQSPNQQKVYQVPNAHTSPRDPIYQVPPSYLNQGIYQVPTAHDVYQVPPSGQRSFGGVDAGNKVVTPVRSGQGYVYEFPTKYQKDTYDIPPVRPLQGIYDVPPGSVKSPPQAAQMSDMKSQGIYDVPPTKGICTNPSSSFRDEMDAREGIPDLAAGIKHEASSEGVYDVPPPIAKAAIPSELTPHQQGLYDVPVSHQTHFVGQQIVPQADIYDTPRGIPFPGQHLTFGESLNPDGKEGIYDVPPQVTQDTKRLQDITDGINRLSFSSTGSTRSNMSTSSTTSKESSFSASPSHDRRIILDPDSAIERLYWNQNTVENAVSSLMAFVNPDWRSYENMEKHINKIHTAVDKVEQSLVDYLHFAKGATANASYLSELSLYNKMRRELQRLEDSYQILTQTSHDLSNCSWSLNVLAANKPQNKCDDLDRFVMVARTIPDDAKQLTTSISVNAEVLFKQGPCSSYIKNASEGMNPAADYVYDNPQALTLHPGDKNQDHCTSLSPLLSKNQPYQCNSNNSLEKSWMDDYDYVHLQGKEEFERQQKELLEKENIVKQNKTQLEHHQLNQFQRLEQEITKPVENDISKWKSPQSLHPTKNLVATQERQLLLFYSEQCETHFNSLLNAIDAFFSCISAAQPPRIFVAHSKFVILSAHKLVFIGDTLTRQLTTQEMRNSIMNSSNQLCDLLKSIVMSTKVAALNYPSTSTLQDMVDRVTDLSHYAQLFKCSLAHMASY